In the genome of Silurus meridionalis isolate SWU-2019-XX chromosome 17, ASM1480568v1, whole genome shotgun sequence, the window TAAACATCACAACATTAGTATGCCAAGAGAACATAAAAGCAGAGCAGAACACTCACACAATGAGACACAGTGTGTTGTACATAGTACACAATACTTTAAGATATAATCTAGAAAGCACCTACACAGTGCCTTCCCCCGTGCAAGCCTTTCTTgggtcttattttttttctaacatcAAACTCTTTATGTTCCAATATCCTAAAACTGAGTTTTCCAATCTTATCAGTGAAGGACCTTATGGATTGCAGTTTTTCATTTCGACCAAACACCCGATAGTCATGTGAAATACAATATCAACTGATTATACAGACCTTACAGATAAAATCACTTGCAGCTTCTGCTTGGTTGGAAACCTGCAGCCATAACAGCTCTTTGCAGATACGTTTGGACTTGTCTGACTTAAAGTCTATTAATGTGCAAGGAAAAGTTaaagaatgaggaaaataaagatttttttgtgtgagtATGAGAATGTGAGAAtatactcactttttttttttatacctaaccagtttctttaattttatacaCACTTACTCGGGAGGACAGGATACCATGTCAACTGATATGTCAGGACCAAACAGCGCACAAAGCGCCTACATCAGTGAAAGTGAAAGAACAGTCTTGGGGAAAGTGATAAAGCCCTGTTGGCGCACTTTGGAGAAAGGATACGGCGGTGAGCCAGAATCCCGGGATGCTCTGCGCGATGGCGGCGCGCTGCTCGAGGTGAGGACGCCGCTGCCGACCAAGGCTGAGCTCGAGGCGCCGGTGCAGGCGCGCGCCCTTCTTCTCCAACGCATCCAGGCGCATCTGCACGTGCGCCAGGAGCGCGACGGAGCGTCGTAGCTCGGGGGCCATCTGCTCCGACACTATGGCGCACTCCTCGCGTTCCTGATCGTCGTCGTCGTCATCGGACGAGCTGGCTGTCAAGGACGACCCGGGGAGGGagtcctcctcctcatcatcatcgtcgtcctcttcctcctcctcatctgcGCGGCGTGCGCGCACCCGCGCCTCTACTCCGGCACTTGCAGATACAGAGCCTCTGTCCTCTGCGCgtccgctccgctccaggtcggCACGGCTCTGATTACTGGCCGTGCTTTCACCGAGAGCTTGCTTGGATGAACAAGGCGCTTCAGCAGCTACTTCCCCGCCTCTGGTGAGACTCGCGAGTGTTTCTGCAGCGACTATAGTTGCGCAATCAGAGCGCGCTTTCTGGCCTTCGGACGACTCTGCGCCTCCATCTCCGTTCTTCcgtttactttcactcattcttTCTGTCCTCTTTGTACTTTCAGGTGCACCGCTGGTCTCCGATGCGCCATTTTTGTGCTTTAATCGAACCCCGTCCTGTTCAGCGCGTTCACGCGTATGActctctccatcttcctcctcgGCCACTCTGGGTCGTTTGGACAGCGGGGagtcatcctcctcctccccctgcAGTCTCGGGCTCGCGCTTCTCTTCTTATTGCATTCGGACGGCTTGTTGCTGCTGTCCGGCGCTTTACTCATGTTCTATTCAGCAGCGAACACTTGTTATTGTAAACTTACGTATTTGACTCACTGATATGGGTGAGCTTACCGATGGGCTAAGCTAATCAACTAACTCGATAGCTAGCTAACCCGTTTGCATAGCAATTCTCCTCTGCGGAGTTACCTTGAGTTTACAGGCCTACCTCGGCTATATGCTAACTATCAAAAGTGTTAGTTTTCTCCGCGCTGACAGCACTGCtgctattaaaatgtaaaattttcctACTTAGCCGTGTAATAAGGCCTCGTGTTTCCCAGTTCCGCGTACTTGTTTATAATTTGTCCTTCCGTGCGCCATTTGGCTGAAGCCAAATGCTCATACGAACGAGGAAAACAatgctctgattggctgaaacgCGCCGCGCAATACCTTCCTCAGCCAATGATAAAGCAGATCAGCTGCATCTCAAGGACAACACAAACGCGTCCCTTTTCACGTTCAGCACACGATTTTCATTTCCGGACTACAAatattagatataaaaaaaaacatcaacaaacacCCAAAACGACGCATTTTACACTCCAAGTAATATATTGCTTTTATTTGGTAACATAGgacatatttaaatacaataaaatatcacACGATTTGtgttatatatgatttttaggCGTTTTACGTATAGAGGGCATTTGTCTTTCTGCAGCTAAAAAGTTCAAACGCATCTGATGAGAAATACAAAAAAGTCCCACTGGATTTCAAACTGCAATTCAATTTTCACGGTTTGCAAAATCCGAAACTAAATTTCGGCTTTccaaaatgtgaatttttaatcgcttaaaaaaacaacaacaaaaaaacaacttgcacatagatataaaaaatacatgtaaatacCGAAACCCTGAAATTccgatttttttacatttttttaaattgacaattacaataaaatgtatttaaatctgTCATAGCTGACAAATAGTTTAGTTATTTGGCACGTCAAATAGTATAAggtcaaatgaaaatgaaaaattactCATAGATCAAATTTGAGGTATTGGTGTGACTTAACACTGAAGAATGTTCATTCACGAATACAGCATGGAATAGTGTGCCACCCAGCTCATGTCCTGGTccctggaaaaaaaaggatacaATTGGTCATTATTAGGGTCTAATCATATGTacttttgcatttacatttcaaatgcaTCAGTTAAATTCACCACACGTATGAAAAAGAGTTGCATTTCGCATTTCACTTATATCCTGACAGTTCACTGGACAGTTGAGGAAGTATACCTGTGCAATTTCTGCCCTCTCCTTCTCAGAAATTCTGCCTCATCCACTGTCCAAACAGAGCCTTTCCCTCCATCAACACGTACAAAGCACTTATGGAGGCTTAGGTTGTGCCGGACTGCATTCTATATTTGTAGGGAAAAAAGACAAGACAGCAGTACATTATACCTTATCAGGTTTCTGTTCACTGCTTTAGTCTACTAAACCAACCCAAATCTTTCTTATTAAGCTGTCAAGGCTGTTTCTGTCAGTTATTCTCATGTTTCGATCTGTTTAGTTAGATAGGTGTGATATCTGTGGTTTGAGACTTCTGCTTGTGGCCAGAGTCAGAGCTACAAGGCATATTTTACCTTCCATGTGGCTGTGTTATGACGGAAATAGAAGAACTTGCGTGTGAACCAGTGATAGATTTCATTCAGTGTTAGATGTTTTTCAGGAGATTCAAGAATCGCCTAAAATAAAAGATACAAGTAAATAcatgtaagtgtatgtgtgtatatatatatatatatatatatatatatatatatatatatatatatatttttttttttttttatttatatgaatgattaatattagaaaaacaaaaaaacaaacagaacatttttgtCAGTTGGAAAAACATTATCAGTGCTCACCCACCCATCTTATCATGGAGGCATAAGTAAATGGTGGCcttatgtttgtgtatttgtagcACTCAATACTGGGGACGAGTCCTGCAGAATAAATGCAACATATTTAATACACAGTTACATCAAATCAAAAAGTTCTTTGTAGCACAACAATTGTTGGGCATAATCACAGAGGTAAGCACAGATACCACAGAATACAAAAGCCAGTCAAATAAAAAACGTATTTTTCTTCAAATGATACTTGACTATGCACCAATTGGGGGATCTCAGGAACACTGAGCACAAAGCAGATTAAATATCAAATAGCGTCATACTGTATGTCCACATTCTATATCCAGTGTTTATTGCTGACCTTACATATTGCCTGTACTCAAAATATCACTAATACTGATATTGCCATAATTGCTATAACATGCCCTAATATCACTACTGCTTTAAGTGACATGCAAGCCTTTTGACTAATATTAATCAAAGATGGTAATGCTTTTAGTTCTATTGCTAAACTGAAACCGTTCAAAAAGCAGAAGTTTTTTGTATAGGTTGTTAAGGTGACATGGTGaatatttctaataatatttgGCCATGAACTAATATATCATTGTAGTGGAGTAGCAGTGATGAATAATATTACTTTATGACAGGCTTTGAAGGATGCACATACAGGTATCAATCGCATTGCAACATAAACCAAGTAACCATCATGTTACCTTAGACACTAGGAATGTTTTGggtttactctgtgtgtgtgtgtgtgtgtgtgtgtgtgtgtgtgtgtgtgtgtgtgtgtgtgtgtgtgtgtgtgctcgaaCCTGGTATAAATGGTGTTGGGATCTGCCAGTATTCTGGTGGTAAGGACTGCAGACTTCCTGTAGGTGCACTGGACTGCTTAACTCTTGGGTTAGCCTGGAGTAGAAGAGCAAGTGGTCAATTGCTGTTAGAGGACTGCAGACAGTGTATGAATACTACTTATCCATTTTAAAATTTCATCATAAATCATGCATTATGCCATAGTTATTTCAGTGAAATTGCTTACATCAGACAAATGCAGGTACATGGAGTGTAGCCTCTGCCTCTCCACAATCAACTGCAATAAGTATGcacatcatcagcatcatcagtGACTAAGCTTTAAATCAATATGCttcataaatgttttgtgtatgtaCCTGACTCTCCATGTGTTCAACCAtctttttctgcattttccATTGTTCAATGGTTTTGTCCCCAGGGCTGTGCTCCGAATAAAGATGTCTTTATAGTTTTCAATGAATAACAAGAATTTAGCATTAATTCAAGAAGCCAGCATGCCAGAAAGCTAAGAACATAGAAAACCTTTTCGTTTTTCATACAAAATCAATAAAGATGGGATgtaagtaaaaaattatttgcataacaaaaaataaatactaaatgtCATGACTTACTCCAGGAAGTGATTATATTCCTTGAACACTTTCTTGCAGCCTGGCCAGGTGCACACacctttgttaaataaaaggttttctGAGACGTGTGGAGGACTAGAAAAGAGAATAAATCTGATCAAATATTGATTGTGGTGTATTTGTTAAGTTAGGAATAAGGACTGGGATCATCTTGAATATAAAAACCTTTTATGAGTATTATTTAATGAAAAGTCTAGAAGGAATACTAGCATAAAACCCTACAAAATTCAGATAGTTGGTTCTGTAATTGCTTAGGGATTTCCAGAATAGAACTGTATAATTGTCAGATGCAGGATTGTCAATATAATAAGTGGTTGAGAAGTTTTACACAGCTTTATGGATGATAATATTGTAGCACTCAATTAAAAAAGCCCATTAAATACAATAGGAATGTGGTGGATCAACACAAGCTGCCAGAGCAACTTCAATGACACTGATTCTACAATTGTCTAGAACAAGAGGGATGAATACAAATCTTCCAAAGGATATTTCctggacaaaacaaaaaatgcatagATATAAGCATAGCGTGCGAATAAACATACATTGAACTAGAATAGAAGATAAATAGTACAAACCGCAATGAGGTAATGGAAAATAGTTGTCTTATTTCTGTaactgtatatttgtttaaGAATTAGAAAGCATGCTCATGTGTTAATGAGTCATCAATGATAAGCTTTTTAAATGCTAATTCCTCTGGCTTTGAAGTCATCATTAAATTACATCTGCAGCCTAGACTTAGTTGAACTGATGAGAAACATCAGCAACTTTGCTGTACTGAGAATTTAGTTTTACCACTATAGTATCTGtttctcataataataatactaataattaaaaaaaaagttttcttatAGATTACAGAATTTAGAAATTggcatattatatattattgattCATCAGGCAAACTATTAGTTATTTAGGGTCTTCTGTATTAATCCACAAATTTCCTTATCATGATCTATGTTCTGACCTGCACAAtcgaaaaagaagaaaatttaACAAAGGGTTTTTGAACATCAAATGCTTGGatcactgacaaaaaaaaaaatgagcaaggagaaaaaagtgaagagaaaaaattaaataattttcaattATAGTTAAACATTGTGTTTGTCTATCACACGACACTGACTATCACACccatgtcttcagcaaactgttgtGAAAAAAACGCATACaattgcatttaatttatttgtatgctgtagctTTATGATTTCCcttccataaagacatggtttgtGGATGCTGGTTTGGAAAACCTTAAGCAAACTCCACAGAGCTTTAACCCCAGCCCTACAAAACACCTGTCAGACACCAGATCGTCATCGGCCTAaatcactaatgctcttgtgagTCAATAAACCTATATAACAATCCAAAATCTATGGAATGCTTTTACAGAGTAGTTGAAGCTGGtataaatgcaaaaagagaTGTATTGATTCAAATGGTTTTGGAAAGGGATATTCTACAAGCACATCTGGTTATAATATCACAACCAGGCCTCACCAAGCTTATTAccatatagaatatatattgtCATTTACAAGCAATTTTTTTGACACTGTATATTGGAATTAATGCTAATGTCATAGTTTGGTATTGCAGATCACGTAGATATGAAAAGATATTAAAGGTATcttctattttaatattttaatactgGGTTAATTATTCACTGTTATCAGATTTAGTATGACTTTTGGGCTGTTTGCCAAAACAGGAATTCAATTGACTTTGTTCCAAGGTAGGGTGTGGCCTTAAGTTGAAAtgcttatgtaaaaaaaaaacctgttcgAAAATTCATCTATAaccaagataaaaaaataaaaaatccaaacaCAATGTAACTTTGTAAAACCTTATTCACTATGTTGATTTATGTAGTAAATCAACAGTCCAGACTTCAAGCTAGTATACAAATCAGGTAGTTTTATTACTTACTCTGTACGGGGCTCAGTTCTGCTCTGAGCAGGACTTGGTCCGGAAGCATTGACTCTGGTGGGATAGTTTGTGTCATAATATGCCAATCTGACTGGCAATTTACTATCCATTTCTTTCTTAAATACAAGTTCAGTTGAACATTCACTCACTCTAGACTGGCTGGACAAGACTGCAGAAGGCATAGGCTTTTTATTAGAAACTCAAGTTTTATTAAGACAGTCATTTATGAAGGAAAATATCAATTTGGTTTTTTAAGAAAGTACCATGTGGCAGAATTTGGTTGCCCTTGCGGAGAACTGATGGTCTCTGCAGGATGGACTGCAGATGTtgcttgctgtttttttcacttGTGCCCTGGACACAGTAAACAAGTGGTAACATAGGCAATATATGTAAGGAATAATACACAGTGGGATGCTGTAATATTGATTAATGGTGTGACACAATGGCTGATTTATTTTGTAGAATCTTTTGTTTACAAACAGCACCCTAATGCTATTTGCCAAGGATAACAAATTTCTGTATTATAGATTGGCACATTTACTTTGTATAGAGTTGCAATTATTGTTGAGAAGCAGCCATGAAACATGTTAGTTCCTGATATAAACAGTTATTCCCCTACCAGctcccccccccctctctctctatatctatctatctatctatctatctatctatctatctatctatctatctatctatctatctatctatctatctgaaaGTTAATCAGACAAAAATGTTTCAATTGTCATGTTATCTAGAAGCTGCACATTTTCCCATGATGTAAAAATGAAAGGAACAACTTTTTATTCATTGCTACAAAGCACTGATACTGAAGACCACTTCTAAAAACAACCTATTATGGAAAATGTATCCAGAcctactgaccaatcagaatcaagcatTCAACAGCCTGGTGTTATGATTAgggtacatattacatatttttttcagtttttggcTCAAACTCAATATTCAGATGTAGGTTCAGACCacagtattaaaaacatttacgtaaagtaataaaaaataatcatgctGATTGATTTTGCCTTCTACTATTGTTTCTTCAACCtttcatttacttttcttttacttttgttCTTCACACTAAATgtcatttaattataattttctcctcctgtttttttaatggcagtgtttttttgtgctcCAGTTTAAATGTGAGTGGAACTTTACCTTTGTGATGATACACTGAGTGGCTTTTGAAGATGAATTGTCTGCTGCAGACGTTATCTGTGATCTGGACTCAGGAGGCTCCTCTAACAGCTGCTTCTGATCCTTTGCACTATTGCTGCTGTCTTGTCCTCCACTTGTCCCAGCACCGTTATGAAGCATAGCTGGAGTTTATATAGATGGTTAGTTATTATTTATACCCATTTTTATTAGTGGTAGACTTTAAATCTGTACAAAACTGCATGAATGTATGttatttgacttgacttgactgtatTTGTGTTCCATAATGTTTTggcaaaatataattatatgttatacgttactaataaaaatactttactATAACaatactattttgtgttttggactaattttgaataattacatatattgttaatatgtacataaatatgcatatacatacacatatgtgTATAGCAAATGAAGCATTTAATATTACTGAGCATGTTGTTCAAATAACTACAATAGAATGTCATAAATCACTGAAAATCattgaaatattaaatgatGAAAACCTTTGTGCTAAATTTTTTGTGTACAAAATGTAACAGTTAACTATACTTGAGTGAAACAGCTACAGTTTTAAAATATCAATCTCAGATCAAGTAACAGTCTACCCAGATGATGACATAGCTATAAGCTTTTTTCCATTGCATAAAACAACCAAAGCTGGATCAGACACATCCATTGGATTGCTGATGTTGTCTATACCAGACATTttgtttcaaaaatataaaacaaaaccatacacaaaacaagcacaaaaaaaaacaacaacaaaaaacaacaaaaaaaaccatgcaTATCCGTGTGTTTTCTGCTGTTGTGGTGTTGCACAGGTGTGCAATGAACTGAAGACGTGGGAAGCAACCTGTGGACCACAGGAAAGCTTGCAGATGGAAACAACACATACAtacgtgcacacacaaacacacatacacacacacacacacacacacacacacacacacacacacacacacacacatccgccTTGTCAGGGCCCCCCAAGTTAAGGAAAAATAAGCTAAAGTGATTCTCTGTTCACTTGCAacaactgcttttttttattttaccaaatTATTGAAATTCATTATTACTGTGTTGCATTTGATGTCAGTAAAAAAGAGACATCTCCctctaaaaatattttactctaACACAGGAAATCAATGTTATACTACCTTTGCATTTTAAAGGCCATATCACTCAAATACCTATACTtttgaagtgattttttttttttgacaaatttaCAACAGAACATTAAAAAGTACTTTCACCTTTGGATTTTTGAATGCTGTTGTTGAATGCTTTGTGGTTTAGTTTTCATGTTTAGGCCTGAACTGCGTTTTTGTCTGCTATCTCTAACAGGTGACAGGTGACATTTAGGCATGTAACCACATAGAAGTCATTTTTCACCCTGGGGGTTTTTCTAAAAAGTCAGAACTTTGCCAGAATTTGATAATAATAAGAGGAAGTCATTTGTTTTGCAGGGGTTTGGGGGTGAATGGGtgcacataaaaatatttttttgctaatttctTCATCCGAATTACTTGTAATGGTAGCAAAAACATAATGTTgctgacaaaaaaaacttttcttttttaatttgagaAATAAAGAATTGATCGTAATATAAATGCTTACAATTTCTTGAaatttatgcattaaataaaacactatgGAACATGCcttcaaaagaaaataatctgCATAAGATCATGGTTACCAACCTGAAGTTGTATTTCTAATACAGCACATAATAATAAGTGTCATCCTTTTAAATTAAAGCAATATgccataaaataacatttttaattttaatactttatagTTGTTTCATGTTGTAAAACAACTGTGAGAAATCGTAGTTCTTGTTATCACTTACATAATAAACAGCTGTTCCCTTTACTAGTCTCTATATTTCTCGTGAAATTAATAAGACATGCTATCAAGAACCCGTTGTTTTCTTTCCCTGGAAATGCATAGTTCTATATTGCATATTgaacttgaaaaaaaattgtatggtaaataaatgttaggtaaagtttcctcaaacatttTTTACCATATGTACAATATGCtgctttactttattatttaatatttattatttctatatgtagttatgtttattatactttttatattatgtGAAATGTCTACATTTTACATCCTTGTAAATATACCTGTGATTTGAATTATAGCTGACAGTACTGTCTGAGCTGttcacaccttctgaccaatcatatTAGAGAATTTAAGCAGTGTAGTGTATAAATCTAAAACCACATGCAAATACTACAGGATTAATAGTATTCATCCTTATGCTTGTTATCACAATACTGTCTTAAAACTTTTCCGATATTATTTCTAACAAACAATGTTTTGACAAAACCAATATAGTCAGATACAAAAGCATGTAATATCATTGCCAATCCTTTCCCATCCTTCcactaaatatttacattattaagaCCAAGAATAACCCACACATGAACAAAAATGGATTTGGTCACCATTGCTAACCAGTTTTCCTTACACCACAATAcgaaaaatgttattcatagcTGTGTGGCAAGGCAGAAACCACTGCTTGCTAGTAACATCAAGGATGATTAGTATATCAGAGTTGCCACAAAACACCTGCATGAACATTGAATCATTTGTCAGGTTTGAAACAGATACAGGAAACTGAAACTTTATGAGCAATAGGACTATGTTATGGCCTGTCATTCAGCAAAACTATGAATAACATGCGCCGTTTGTGCTCGAAAAATCTACTAATTTACATTTGCTTATTTGCCTGACACTTTTAGCTAAAGCGAAGCTTACAAGGGAGACAGGATTCAACAGAGCAGTTGAGTGTTAAGGGAAGTGATCAAGTACTAGAAATCCAATAAAATCAACTGCATAGAGACGCCTATAGATTTGCACATTTATGCAGTTATCTATCAAGCCGATCAGGCAATGCATAAAACAATAAGATACAGGTCAAAAGCTTTAGTAAATATATTCAAATCAACACAGAGTGCATAGAAAGCATCTTGTGAGCATAGGGTCTGCAGCGTGAAATAGACACGAGCCTAAAGCCACCTTGTTAATAAGAAAGATCAGAGGGGAATGACCAGTCATGTACATGGCAGAAAGTGTGTCATGAATAAAATCATCACTTTTACTATTTTggtaaacagaaaagcatcttggAAAGAacgaatgaaatgaaatgaaattgtgAGGTGGATGACCCATAACAGCAGAAGGGTGCATCAAGTTCCATTTCTGTCAGCCAGGAACAAAAATCTGAGGTTATCATGAGCACTTTTTTATCAAAACTGGATAGAtaaagactggaaaaaaaaaacatattgtcCATATTCAGTGAGTCCCTGTCCCTTGCAGCTTTAAATTCTTGCTCTTGGCTTTCAGGAGTGGAAACCAATTTGGTCTGTTTAGCATGTCCATCTTAAGCTTCAGTGTTTTGTGCAtatttgtaaagagtgattatataagtttatatatatatatatagctatatTCTTTCTGGCAGCTCATGCCAATCTAGCCTTGCTTATCAACATTGCAATTCCACCTCTAAAGCTATCCTTCACtcagtgttttttattctgatgttgTATAGTAACTGAAACTCTTGACCTGTATTACCACATGATTGACTTGATAGATTTTACCACAccaaaattcacattttattaaatacgtTTAGTCAGTTTAATGTACTGTTATGCACTATTGTTAGAATCACTAAATTAGATCATGCGATTCTAGTCTGAAATGTCTATTATAGTCCATTCATTATGCTACCTCTTCTGAAACTAGACACAAAAATTCTGagctttaaaacacattaagaACAAACTTCCAACAAGCAAAAATATGCAGGAGACACTGATACATAGGAAACTGACATCTTAAGAATAAAGTTCTTTAGCCACTAGTGAAACtcttttaaatacttatttattaCATGTACAAAAGACACTGCACTTTGCACAGCCATGAGACAAAGCCAAAGCTTTCAaccttgtaaatgttttcaacAAAAGACCATAAATAAGTACTAGTTGTAGGAAGAACAAAGAGATCTACAACTAAACATGAGAACTGGGGCATATATGAGCACTACCCATACTCTGACTGTTAAAAAAGAGCAGGATTACAATAAAACACGTTTTGTCTAGTTGGCTGCCATATCCTCTGCCAATGTATCACTTCTGGTGATAAGTGCATATTAGGATGATATCTGTATGACAATGTTGTCTAATGTTCTTGCCTGTGACTAGTTTGGAAGTTTCATTATGAATAAGCCAGTGTATTACCAGTGTCCTCAAAACTGATTATGCACTTATATGTTATGCCTGCATTTAGTGACTACAAAACAACCAAATTGGAAAATAAGCATCATTAAAATTATATGGTAATTTCACTATTACTCTGAACAGATCtgtaaatagaaatgtaatatCACAGAATTTGCTCGATTGGTCTACTGATGACCTTCTACTACAGCTTTTGACATTCCACTAGAGATTCATTCTGACTCAACAGTCTAGttaatagtatttatttttccattactTGTATCCTTCTACACCCTGCATACTAAAATAGATAATGAAGagtgaagaaaatataaaatcagaCATAATTTGATGT includes:
- the tspy gene encoding testis specific protein Y-linked; translation: MSKAPDSSNKPSECNKKRSASPRLQGEEEDDSPLSKRPRVAEEEDGESHTRERAEQDGVRLKHKNGASETSGAPESTKRTERMSESKRKNGDGGAESSEGQKARSDCATIVAAETLASLTRGGEVAAEAPCSSKQALGESTASNQSRADLERSGRAEDRGSVSASAGVEARVRARRADEEEEEDDDDDEEEDSLPGSSLTASSSDDDDDDQEREECAIVSEQMAPELRRSVALLAHVQMRLDALEKKGARLHRRLELSLGRQRRPHLEQRAAIAQSIPGFWLTALLNHPHLSAQIDENDEDALSYMINLEIETFKNNKLGYRICFNFRRNPFFQNKVIVKELHLGMGGSPVSFSTPIVWHHGQSLTRNGGPRRNSRGIYESFFHWFDDHSSPGMDEIAQILKDDLYKDPLRYYLTPLWEPRENGGTSKPAQDSNGDECVIISDSDDDQELVSQDRQKELEDQDDDDDVEEEGEVTGAADSDEEGMESSTEERQEEEVDIEEVDELCHSASSEVRELAQEEDEENIEVNEDEEN
- the foxp3a gene encoding forkhead box protein P3a; the protein is MLHNGAGTSGGQDSSNSAKDQKQLLEEPPESRSQITSAADNSSSKATQCIITKGTSEKNSKQHLQSILQRPSVLRKGNQILPHVLSSQSRVSECSTELVFKKEMDSKLPVRLAYYDTNYPTRVNASGPSPAQSRTEPRTDPPHVSENLLFNKGVCTWPGCKKVFKEYNHFLEHLYSEHSPGDKTIEQWKMQKKMVEHMESQLIVERQRLHSMYLHLSDANPRVKQSSAPTGSLQSLPPEYWQIPTPFIPGLVPSIECYKYTNIRPPFTYASMIRWAILESPEKHLTLNEIYHWFTRKFFYFRHNTATWKNAVRHNLSLHKCFVRVDGGKGSVWTVDEAEFLRRRGQKLHRDQDMSWVAHYSMLYS